From Phenylobacterium montanum, the proteins below share one genomic window:
- a CDS encoding type II toxin-antitoxin system VapC family toxin gives MNGWLLDTNVIASLSAANGAPSVMAWAAGQDERRMFISILTLAEYDKGVHQLAETNPSRARYAAARDAIAVRFGARVLPLTNAVVLRWGALAGRIRRGTGQPPSVVDTLLAATAVEAGLYFVTRNTKDVRHCGAAVFNPWEDDPGKFPLLG, from the coding sequence TTGAACGGCTGGCTGCTGGACACTAACGTCATCGCCTCGCTGTCCGCCGCCAATGGCGCGCCGTCAGTCATGGCCTGGGCCGCAGGCCAGGACGAGAGGCGGATGTTCATCAGCATCCTGACCCTGGCCGAGTACGATAAGGGGGTCCACCAACTCGCCGAAACCAATCCTTCCCGCGCCCGATACGCCGCAGCCCGGGACGCCATTGCGGTGCGCTTCGGCGCGCGGGTCCTCCCGCTCACCAATGCTGTGGTCCTTCGCTGGGGCGCCCTCGCCGGCCGCATCAGGCGCGGCACCGGCCAGCCTCCCTCGGTCGTCGACACACTGTTGGCGGCGACGGCCGTCGAGGCCGGCCTGTACTTCGTGACCCGAAACACCAAGGATGTGCGTCACTGCGGGGCGGCGGTGTTCAATCCCTGGGAGGATGATCCGGGCAAGTTTCCGCTGCTCGGCTGA
- a CDS encoding type II toxin-antitoxin system Phd/YefM family antitoxin, which translates to MPKSAATAPPAWKLEDAKARFSELVRRAHDEGPQAVTVRGRPAVVVLDAGEYERLAGPKPTQSLVEFLQGLHLEGLEIEREQDFGRETEL; encoded by the coding sequence ATGCCTAAATCCGCCGCCACAGCGCCGCCAGCCTGGAAGCTGGAGGACGCCAAGGCGCGTTTCAGCGAACTGGTGCGCCGGGCGCACGACGAGGGGCCTCAAGCGGTCACCGTGCGCGGCCGGCCTGCCGTTGTGGTTCTCGACGCCGGAGAATACGAACGTCTCGCTGGGCCGAAGCCAACCCAGTCCCTGGTCGAATTCCTTCAAGGTCTGCACCTCGAGGGACTCGAAATAGAGCGCGAGCAGGATTTCGGCCGCGAGACCGAGCTTTGA
- the secA gene encoding preprotein translocase subunit SecA translates to MLGFAKKIFGSSNDRKVKGMMAKVQQINALEPRFQALSDAELKAKTQEFKDRLAKGESLDDILPEAFATVREAAKRTLGQRHYDVQMVGGMVLHSGGIAEMRTGEGKTLVGTLPVYLNALAGKGVHVITVNDYLAARDADWMGQVYRFLGLSVGVIVNGLSQGERQRAYRSDITYGTNNEFGFDYLRDNLVYSVAEMVQRGHHFAIVDEVDSILIDEARTPLIISGPTEDRSQFYITMDAVIRDLIKDPDTFDHDEKQKQVLLTEYGSEKIEEILQAAGHLAEDSAGLYDPANISVVHHVNQALRANVLYTLDKDYIVKGGEVILIDEFTGRMMTGRRLSEGLHQAIEAKERVDIQPENQTLASVTIQNYFRLYSKLSGMTGTAATEAQEFNDIYKMDVSEIPTNRAVARIDFDDEVYRTEREKNEAILKQIVECYLNQQPILVGTVSIEKSETLSELLKTHKYEVDGKTRIGIPHQVLNARFHEQEAKIVADAGVPGAVTIATNMAGRGTDIQLGGNVDMRVEDWRHQQQGLGIEVTAEEVLARKAEIEAEIAERKQAALAAGGLYVLGTERHESRRIDNQLRGRTGRQGDPGVSKFFLSCEDDLLRIFAGERLDGIMRTFGVQEGEAITHKWLNSAIATAQRKVEQRNYEIRKNLLKYDDVVNDQRKAVFEQRQEFMEAEDLSNEVLEMRRETITDLVVRHLPPKAYAEQWDVDGLQERVRDTLGLELPIKDWAAEDGIANEEIEERIVAAADARAKEREELLGPEQTRGIEKNFLLQMIDLQWREHLMHLDHLRNVIGLRGYGQRDPLNEYKTEAFSLFEKLLLDLRQSVTRLLMTIEFRFEEPPPPAPPPRGLVEVHMDPLTGQNERGLTIPDGLPADQREALPVSALPDGWEQTSRNAACPCGSGKKFKHCHGALV, encoded by the coding sequence ATGCTCGGCTTCGCCAAAAAGATCTTCGGCTCCTCCAACGACCGTAAGGTCAAGGGCATGATGGCCAAGGTCCAGCAGATCAACGCCCTGGAACCCAGGTTCCAGGCTCTGTCCGACGCCGAGCTGAAAGCCAAGACCCAGGAGTTCAAGGACCGCCTGGCCAAGGGCGAGAGCCTGGACGACATCCTGCCCGAAGCCTTCGCCACCGTGCGCGAGGCGGCCAAGCGCACCCTGGGCCAGCGCCACTACGACGTGCAGATGGTCGGCGGCATGGTGCTGCACAGCGGCGGCATCGCCGAGATGCGCACCGGCGAGGGCAAGACCCTGGTCGGCACCCTGCCGGTCTATCTGAACGCGCTCGCCGGCAAGGGCGTGCACGTCATCACCGTCAACGACTACCTGGCCGCGCGCGACGCCGACTGGATGGGCCAGGTCTACCGCTTCCTCGGCCTGTCGGTGGGCGTGATCGTCAATGGCCTCAGCCAGGGCGAGCGCCAGCGCGCCTATCGCAGCGACATCACCTACGGCACCAACAACGAGTTCGGCTTCGACTATCTGCGCGACAACCTGGTCTATTCGGTCGCCGAGATGGTCCAGCGCGGCCACCATTTCGCGATCGTCGACGAGGTCGACTCGATCCTGATCGACGAGGCGCGTACCCCGCTGATCATCTCCGGCCCGACCGAGGACCGCTCGCAGTTCTACATCACCATGGACGCGGTGATCCGCGACCTGATCAAGGACCCCGACACCTTCGACCACGACGAGAAGCAGAAGCAGGTCCTGCTGACCGAATACGGTTCGGAAAAGATCGAGGAAATCCTGCAGGCCGCCGGCCACCTGGCGGAGGACTCCGCCGGCCTCTACGATCCGGCCAACATCTCGGTGGTGCACCATGTCAACCAGGCCCTCAGGGCCAACGTGCTCTACACCCTGGACAAGGACTACATCGTCAAGGGCGGCGAGGTGATCCTGATCGACGAGTTCACCGGCCGCATGATGACCGGCCGGCGCCTGTCGGAGGGCCTGCACCAGGCCATCGAGGCCAAGGAAAGGGTCGATATCCAGCCCGAGAACCAGACCCTGGCCTCGGTCACCATCCAGAACTACTTCCGCCTCTATTCCAAGCTCTCGGGCATGACCGGCACCGCCGCCACCGAGGCCCAGGAATTCAACGACATCTACAAGATGGACGTCAGCGAGATTCCGACCAACCGGGCGGTGGCGCGGATCGACTTCGACGACGAGGTCTATCGCACCGAACGCGAAAAGAACGAGGCCATCCTCAAGCAGATCGTCGAGTGCTATCTGAACCAGCAGCCGATCCTGGTGGGCACGGTCTCGATCGAGAAGTCTGAGACCCTGTCCGAGCTCCTCAAGACCCACAAGTACGAGGTGGACGGCAAGACCCGCATCGGCATCCCCCACCAGGTGCTGAACGCCCGCTTCCACGAGCAGGAGGCCAAGATCGTCGCCGACGCCGGCGTGCCGGGCGCGGTGACCATCGCCACCAACATGGCCGGCCGCGGCACCGACATCCAGCTGGGCGGCAATGTCGACATGCGCGTCGAGGATTGGCGACACCAGCAGCAGGGCCTGGGCATCGAGGTCACCGCCGAGGAGGTCCTGGCCAGGAAGGCCGAGATCGAGGCCGAGATCGCCGAGCGCAAGCAGGCGGCCCTGGCCGCCGGCGGCCTCTATGTGCTGGGCACCGAGCGCCACGAGAGCCGGCGCATCGACAATCAGCTCAGGGGCCGCACCGGGCGCCAGGGCGACCCAGGCGTCTCCAAGTTCTTCCTCTCCTGCGAGGACGACCTTTTGCGCATCTTCGCCGGCGAGCGGCTGGACGGGATCATGCGCACCTTCGGCGTCCAGGAAGGCGAGGCGATCACGCACAAGTGGCTGAACTCGGCCATCGCCACCGCCCAGCGCAAGGTCGAGCAGCGCAACTACGAGATCCGCAAGAACCTGCTCAAATACGACGACGTGGTGAACGACCAGCGCAAGGCCGTGTTCGAGCAGCGCCAGGAGTTCATGGAGGCCGAGGACCTGTCGAACGAGGTCCTGGAGATGCGCCGCGAGACCATCACCGACCTGGTGGTGCGCCACCTGCCGCCCAAGGCCTATGCCGAGCAGTGGGACGTGGACGGCCTGCAGGAGCGCGTGCGCGACACCCTGGGCCTGGAGCTGCCGATCAAGGACTGGGCGGCCGAGGACGGCATCGCTAACGAGGAGATCGAGGAGCGCATCGTCGCCGCCGCCGACGCCCGCGCCAAGGAGCGCGAGGAACTCCTGGGCCCTGAACAGACCCGCGGCATCGAAAAGAACTTCCTGCTGCAGATGATCGACCTGCAGTGGCGCGAACACCTGATGCACCTCGACCACCTGAGGAACGTCATCGGCCTGCGCGGCTACGGCCAGCGCGACCCCCTGAACGAGTACAAGACCGAAGCCTTCTCGCTGTTCGAAAAGCTGCTCCTGGACCTGCGCCAGAGCGTGACGCGCCTTTTGATGACCATCGAGTTCCGCTTCGAAGAGCCCCCGCCCCCCGCCCCGCCGCCCCGCGGCCTGGTGGAAGTGCACATGGACCCCCTGACCGGCCAGAATGAGCGCGGCCTCACCATCCCCGACGGCCTGCCGGCCGACCAGCGCGAAGCCCTGCCGGTGAGCGCCCTGCCGGACGGCTGGGAGCAGACCAGCCGCAACGCGGCCTGCCCCTGCGGCTCAGGGAAGAAGTTCAAGCACTGCCACGGGGCGCTGGTTTAG
- the queG gene encoding tRNA epoxyqueuosine(34) reductase QueG, giving the protein MTTSISEPIERRIRAEAETLGFDVCGFASIEQAWPAAARLAEFVEAGRHGEMAWMETTRARRAHPKAMWPGARSAIVLGVNYGPEADPLAILEHRSRGAISVYAQGDDYHELIKKRLKALARWLVAETGCELKVFVDTAPLMEKPLAQSAGLGWQGKHTNLVSRAFGSWLFLGSILTDSVLAPDAAETDHCGACRACLDICPTAAFPAPYQLDARRCISYLTIEHAGPVPPEFRAAMGNRIYGCDDCLAVCPWNKFARASREMALQAREALKAPALADLARLDDAAFRALFAKSPVKRIGRDRFVRNVLYAIGNSADPALAETAQALRDDASDVVRDAAAWAVAQLAKPRDGKERSVSLSPIAPGLR; this is encoded by the coding sequence ATGACGACCTCGATTTCTGAGCCCATCGAACGCCGGATCCGCGCCGAGGCCGAGACCCTGGGCTTCGACGTCTGCGGCTTCGCCTCAATCGAGCAGGCCTGGCCGGCGGCGGCGCGGCTGGCGGAATTCGTCGAGGCCGGCCGGCATGGCGAAATGGCCTGGATGGAGACCACCCGGGCGCGCCGCGCGCACCCGAAAGCCATGTGGCCCGGCGCTCGCTCGGCCATCGTGCTCGGCGTCAACTACGGTCCCGAGGCCGATCCGCTGGCGATTCTGGAACACCGCTCGCGCGGCGCCATCTCGGTCTACGCCCAGGGCGACGACTATCACGAGCTGATCAAGAAGCGGCTGAAGGCCCTGGCCCGCTGGCTGGTCGCCGAGACCGGCTGCGAACTGAAGGTGTTCGTCGATACCGCCCCCCTGATGGAAAAGCCTCTGGCCCAGAGCGCGGGCCTTGGCTGGCAGGGCAAACACACCAACCTGGTCTCGCGCGCCTTCGGCTCCTGGCTATTCCTGGGCTCGATCCTGACCGACAGCGTCCTCGCCCCTGACGCAGCGGAGACCGACCACTGCGGCGCCTGCCGCGCCTGTCTGGACATCTGCCCGACCGCGGCCTTCCCGGCGCCCTACCAGCTCGACGCCCGCCGCTGCATCTCCTACCTGACCATCGAGCATGCCGGCCCCGTGCCGCCCGAATTCCGGGCCGCGATGGGCAACCGAATCTACGGCTGCGACGACTGTCTGGCCGTCTGCCCTTGGAACAAGTTCGCCCGGGCCTCGCGCGAAATGGCGCTGCAGGCCCGCGAGGCCCTGAAGGCGCCGGCCCTGGCCGACCTCGCCCGGCTGGACGATGCGGCCTTTCGCGCCCTGTTCGCCAAGAGCCCGGTCAAGCGCATCGGCCGCGACCGCTTCGTACGCAACGTGCTCTACGCCATCGGCAATTCCGCCGACCCTGCGCTGGCCGAGACGGCGCAGGCACTGCGGGACGACGCCTCCGACGTCGTGCGCGATGCCGCGGCCTGGGCCGTGGCGCAGCTCGCGAAGCCGCGTGACGGAAAGGAGCGCAGCGTCAGCCTGTCACCCATAGCCCCCGGCTTACGTTGA
- the fzlA gene encoding FtsZ-binding protein FzlA, producing the protein MTVERTLHHFPLDPASRQVRLALGEKRVAFHEVAERYWERRPELTRLNPSGMTPVLVETDGGKTLVVCESRAILEHLEEVTPEPELMGRDLAERAETRRLLQWFDRKFDYEVNGLLLHEKMEKRLLGLGAPDPANMRAGREALRAHLGYVEKLLTERDWLNGRRLSLADFAAAANFSVIDYFGDVPWTDFPAARTWYTKIKSRPCFRPLLTDRWPGLAPVAHYDDLDF; encoded by the coding sequence ATGACCGTCGAGCGCACCCTGCATCATTTTCCGCTGGACCCGGCCTCGCGCCAGGTGCGCCTGGCGCTGGGCGAAAAGCGGGTGGCGTTCCACGAGGTTGCCGAACGTTATTGGGAGCGCCGGCCCGAGCTGACCCGGCTGAACCCCTCCGGCATGACCCCCGTGCTGGTGGAAACCGACGGCGGCAAGACCCTGGTGGTCTGCGAGAGCCGCGCGATCCTGGAGCACCTGGAAGAGGTCACGCCCGAGCCTGAGCTGATGGGGCGCGACCTGGCCGAGCGGGCCGAGACCCGGCGCCTGCTGCAATGGTTCGACCGCAAGTTCGACTACGAGGTCAACGGCCTCTTGCTGCACGAGAAGATGGAAAAGCGCCTGCTGGGCCTCGGCGCCCCGGACCCGGCCAATATGCGCGCCGGCCGTGAAGCCTTGCGGGCCCATCTCGGCTATGTGGAAAAGCTGCTGACCGAGCGCGACTGGCTGAACGGGCGCCGGCTCAGCCTGGCCGACTTCGCCGCCGCCGCCAATTTCTCGGTGATCGACTATTTCGGCGACGTGCCCTGGACCGATTTCCCGGCCGCGCGCACCTGGTACACCAAGATCAAGTCGCGGCCCTGCTTCAGGCCGCTGCTGACCGACCGTTGGCCGGGCCTGGCCCCGGTCGCCCACTATGACGACCTCGATTTCTGA
- a CDS encoding cation diffusion facilitator family transporter, with protein sequence MSAPEPAGLTVEESAALTRRITRLSLAVATVLSLAKIAAWINSGSVAMLASLADSALDMLAAATTFFAVRYAAEPPDREHRYGHGKAEAFGSLIQAGLVFASAALVGREAVDRLMHPEAVSNQVLDLWVMGASTGLTLLLVTAQSRVLRQAQSVAVTSDRTHYLVDIAANLVAFAGIGASMAIASPAPDALAGLIVAAWLVWGAVSVFRGASTELMDQELDRASRGRIIELMREDPRVRGVHQLRTRAAGPYIHIQMHCDLEPGLSLIDAHKIMVAAENRVLAAFPTADILIHPDPRGFAEPHGGPGFHEHHDGETTVSIH encoded by the coding sequence ATGAGCGCCCCCGAGCCCGCCGGCCTGACCGTCGAAGAGAGCGCGGCCCTGACCCGCCGCATCACCCGCCTGTCGCTGGCGGTGGCGACGGTGTTGAGCCTGGCCAAGATCGCCGCCTGGATCAATTCGGGCTCGGTGGCCATGCTGGCCTCGCTGGCCGACTCTGCGCTGGACATGCTGGCCGCCGCCACCACCTTCTTCGCGGTCCGCTACGCCGCCGAACCGCCTGATCGCGAGCACCGCTACGGCCACGGCAAGGCCGAGGCCTTCGGCAGCCTGATCCAGGCAGGCCTTGTATTCGCCTCCGCCGCCCTGGTGGGGCGCGAGGCCGTCGACCGGCTGATGCACCCCGAGGCGGTGAGCAACCAGGTCCTGGACCTTTGGGTGATGGGCGCCTCTACAGGGCTGACCCTGCTGCTGGTCACGGCCCAGTCGCGAGTGCTGCGCCAGGCGCAGTCGGTCGCGGTGACCTCGGATCGCACCCACTACCTCGTCGACATCGCCGCCAACCTCGTGGCCTTCGCCGGGATCGGGGCCAGCATGGCGATCGCCAGTCCGGCGCCGGACGCCCTGGCCGGCCTCATCGTCGCCGCCTGGCTGGTCTGGGGCGCGGTCAGCGTGTTCCGCGGCGCCAGCACCGAGCTGATGGACCAGGAGCTGGATCGGGCCTCCCGCGGTCGGATCATCGAGCTGATGCGGGAAGACCCCCGCGTGCGCGGCGTGCATCAGCTGAGGACCCGCGCGGCCGGCCCCTACATCCACATCCAGATGCACTGCGACCTTGAGCCAGGCCTGTCGCTGATCGACGCGCACAAGATCATGGTCGCGGCCGAGAACCGGGTCTTGGCGGCCTTTCCCACCGCCGACATTCTGATCCATCCCGACCCGCGCGGCTTCGCCGAGCCGCACGGTGGACCCGGCTTCCACGAACATCACGATGGCGAGACGACCGTGTCGATCCATTGA
- the ubiA gene encoding 4-hydroxybenzoate octaprenyltransferase gives MTTAHLPDAAPTNWVDRLAPPPLRPWLKLGRFDRPVGIWLLMLPGWQAIALAGTMQGRWPSLWLIAAFAVGAALMRAAGCAFNDIVDRDIDAKVARTAARPVASGQISVRQAFVFITLCCAASLAILVTMGPLAIGLGAGSLLLVAAYPFMKRITWWPQAWLGLTFNWGALLGYAAATGRLGLPAALLYASGVFWTLGYDTIYAVQDLEDDALAGVKSSARRLGEQAGRGVLLFYAVSLTLAASVGLAARLGTPFYLIVPLYAAHLLRQTLKLKLDDPAGALALFKSNRDAGLILFAALVAGQWKPLIDIFGVQN, from the coding sequence ATGACCACCGCCCACCTGCCCGACGCCGCGCCGACCAACTGGGTGGACCGCCTGGCGCCGCCGCCCTTGCGCCCCTGGCTCAAGCTCGGCCGCTTCGACCGGCCAGTGGGGATCTGGCTTCTGATGCTGCCGGGCTGGCAGGCGATCGCCCTGGCCGGGACCATGCAGGGGCGCTGGCCAAGCCTTTGGCTGATCGCCGCCTTCGCCGTCGGCGCGGCCCTGATGCGGGCCGCCGGCTGCGCCTTCAACGACATCGTCGACCGCGACATCGACGCCAAGGTCGCCCGCACCGCTGCTCGTCCGGTCGCGTCCGGCCAGATCAGCGTCAGGCAGGCCTTCGTCTTCATCACCCTCTGCTGCGCCGCCAGCCTGGCGATCCTGGTCACCATGGGGCCGCTGGCCATCGGCCTGGGCGCCGGCTCGCTGCTCTTGGTCGCGGCCTATCCGTTCATGAAGCGGATCACCTGGTGGCCCCAGGCCTGGCTGGGGCTCACCTTCAACTGGGGCGCGCTCCTCGGCTATGCGGCGGCGACTGGCCGGCTCGGCCTGCCCGCGGCCCTGCTCTACGCCTCGGGCGTCTTCTGGACCCTGGGCTATGACACCATCTACGCCGTGCAGGACCTGGAGGACGACGCCCTGGCCGGGGTCAAGTCCTCGGCCCGCCGCCTGGGCGAACAGGCCGGGCGAGGCGTCCTGCTGTTCTACGCCGTCAGCCTGACCCTCGCGGCCAGCGTCGGCCTCGCCGCCCGGCTGGGCACGCCCTTCTACCTGATCGTCCCGCTGTACGCCGCCCACCTGCTGCGCCAGACCCTGAAGCTGAAGCTGGACGATCCGGCCGGAGCGCTGGCCCTGTTCAAGTCCAACCGCGACGCTGGCCTGATCCTGTTCGCCGCCCTGGTCGCCGGGCAGTGGAAGCCCTTGATCGATATCTTCGGCGTGCAGAACTGA
- a CDS encoding ABC transporter ATP-binding protein: MSEIFDADTGDIRRRTLTNGQVLGFIAGFWMRRRGLLAAAIGLMLASVAFDLAMPWAARGLVDAVAAPRHAGGMGLVWSAWALFVAMNLGFAVCRNSSFRFWNPLAARNMEEMVNEAFARVQSFSSDWHANNFAGSTVRKVSRAMWGYDQASDAVICWIGPAILVLVGLSVSMLVRWPIVGAFSLSVVALYIGSNVALVQFYVRKANLQSIALDSRIGGALADAISANPTVKGFGAEGREQARLAAVSNAWQRAALNTWTRFLNVWALQNVLLIVLLSGLSGLLVWLWSKGEASAGDVAFAITSFLIMSGYLRTVGENVRMMQRGLDDAEDVASFMRQAPQVLDQAAANDFIPGDGEIVFDRVTFRYQGQAEALYQGFSLAIVPGERVALVGATGSGKSTFVKLIQRLYDIEAGQIRIDGQDIAQVTQGSLRRAIAVVPQDPALFHRSVAENIGYARPGATREEIVLAARRARAHDFIQRLPQGYDTLVGERGVKLSGGERQRVAIARAFLADAPILVLDEATSSLDVETEREVQTATEGLMRGRTTIVIAHRLSTIRHADRILVFQAGRVVEEGSHGELVAMGGAYARLNAVAEGTV; encoded by the coding sequence ATGAGCGAGATTTTCGACGCCGATACGGGCGACATCCGCCGAAGAACCCTGACCAACGGCCAGGTGCTGGGCTTCATCGCCGGCTTCTGGATGCGGCGGCGCGGGCTTTTGGCTGCGGCGATCGGATTGATGCTGGCCTCGGTGGCCTTCGACCTGGCCATGCCCTGGGCCGCGCGCGGCTTGGTGGACGCGGTCGCCGCACCGCGCCATGCCGGCGGGATGGGCCTCGTCTGGAGCGCCTGGGCCCTGTTCGTGGCCATGAACCTGGGCTTTGCGGTCTGCCGCAACTCTTCCTTCCGCTTCTGGAACCCCCTGGCGGCGCGCAACATGGAGGAGATGGTCAACGAGGCCTTCGCCAGGGTGCAGTCCTTCTCGTCCGACTGGCACGCCAACAACTTCGCCGGCTCGACGGTGCGCAAGGTCAGCCGGGCCATGTGGGGCTATGACCAGGCCTCGGACGCGGTGATCTGCTGGATCGGGCCGGCCATCCTGGTGCTGGTGGGCCTGTCGGTGAGCATGCTGGTGCGCTGGCCGATCGTCGGCGCCTTCTCGCTGAGCGTGGTGGCGCTCTACATCGGCTCCAACGTGGCCCTGGTGCAGTTCTATGTGCGCAAGGCCAATCTGCAGTCGATCGCGCTCGACAGCCGCATCGGCGGGGCCCTGGCCGACGCCATCAGCGCCAATCCGACGGTCAAGGGCTTCGGCGCCGAGGGCCGAGAACAGGCCAGGCTGGCTGCGGTCAGCAACGCCTGGCAGCGAGCGGCGCTGAACACCTGGACCCGGTTCCTCAACGTCTGGGCGCTGCAGAACGTGCTCCTGATCGTGCTGCTGTCGGGCCTCTCGGGCCTTTTGGTCTGGCTGTGGTCGAAGGGAGAGGCCAGCGCGGGCGACGTGGCCTTCGCCATCACCTCGTTCCTGATCATGAGCGGCTATCTGCGTACGGTCGGCGAGAACGTGCGCATGATGCAGCGCGGCCTGGACGACGCCGAGGACGTGGCCAGCTTCATGCGCCAGGCGCCTCAGGTCTTAGACCAGGCGGCGGCGAACGATTTCATCCCCGGCGACGGCGAGATCGTGTTCGACCGGGTCACCTTCCGCTACCAGGGCCAGGCCGAGGCGCTGTACCAGGGCTTCTCCCTGGCCATCGTTCCGGGCGAGCGGGTGGCGCTGGTGGGGGCGACGGGCTCGGGCAAGTCGACCTTCGTCAAGCTGATCCAGCGGCTCTACGACATCGAGGCCGGCCAGATCCGCATCGACGGCCAGGACATCGCCCAGGTGACCCAGGGCTCGCTGCGCCGGGCGATCGCGGTGGTGCCGCAGGACCCGGCCCTGTTCCACCGCAGCGTGGCCGAGAACATCGGCTATGCCCGCCCCGGCGCCACGCGCGAGGAGATCGTGCTGGCGGCTCGGCGGGCCAGGGCCCACGACTTCATCCAGCGCCTGCCCCAGGGCTACGACACCCTGGTCGGCGAGCGGGGGGTGAAGCTATCGGGCGGGGAGCGGCAGAGGGTGGCGATCGCCCGGGCCTTCCTGGCCGATGCGCCGATCCTGGTGCTGGACGAGGCGACCTCGTCGCTGGACGTGGAGACCGAGCGCGAGGTGCAGACGGCGACGGAAGGCCTGATGCGCGGCCGCACCACCATCGTCATCGCCCACCGCCTGTCGACCATCCGCCACGCCGACCGCATCCTGGTGTTCCAGGCCGGCCGCGTGGTCGAGGAAGGCAGCCACGGCGAGCTCGTGGCGATGGGCGGCGCCTATGCGCGGCTGAACGCGGTGGCGGAGGGGACGGTGTAG
- a CDS encoding winged helix-turn-helix domain-containing protein: protein MKTDLSAAEARRIAIAAQGLTDLRPRGEPRRPHVRKLFDRLGVVQIDSVNVLARTHYLPAFSRLGGYDRAHLEAEAWGKKPSLFEYWGHECSLMPLELQPLFRWRMARAEGGETWTGLARFGRERRDYIDNILTEIERRGPVTGGDFAEGPRGAPGWWSWSEGKRALEWLFWSGFITTKTRRGFERVYDLTERVLPARISSLPTPSEADAHRQLLRIAAAALGVATEADLRDYFRMPVAETRARLAELVEAGELTPVTVEGWRQPAYLHPNAKIPRRIAATALLSPFDNLIWARERTERLFGVRVRLEIYTPAHKREHGYYVLPLLQGQRITARVDLKADRAGGRLLVQAAHLEAGEKAGAVVPALAGELAAMAAWLGLDEVSVNGRGDLAAPLADYTVPSATAFSRA, encoded by the coding sequence ATGAAGACCGACCTCTCCGCCGCCGAGGCCCGGCGGATCGCCATCGCCGCCCAGGGGCTGACTGATCTTCGTCCACGCGGCGAGCCGCGGCGGCCGCATGTGCGCAAGCTGTTCGACCGGCTGGGGGTGGTGCAGATCGATTCGGTCAACGTGCTGGCCCGAACCCACTACCTGCCGGCCTTCTCGCGCCTGGGCGGCTACGACCGCGCCCACCTGGAGGCCGAGGCCTGGGGCAAGAAGCCCAGCCTGTTCGAATACTGGGGCCACGAATGCTCGCTGATGCCGCTGGAGCTGCAGCCCCTGTTCCGCTGGCGTATGGCGCGGGCCGAGGGCGGGGAGACCTGGACCGGCCTCGCCCGCTTCGGCCGCGAGCGGCGCGACTACATCGACAATATCCTGACCGAGATCGAGCGGCGCGGCCCGGTCACCGGCGGCGATTTCGCCGAGGGGCCGCGGGGCGCGCCCGGCTGGTGGAGCTGGAGCGAGGGCAAGCGGGCCCTGGAGTGGCTGTTCTGGTCCGGCTTCATCACCACCAAGACCCGGCGCGGCTTCGAGCGGGTCTATGACCTGACCGAGCGGGTGCTGCCGGCGCGCATCTCATCCCTGCCGACCCCGTCCGAGGCGGACGCCCACCGCCAGCTCCTGCGCATCGCCGCCGCGGCGCTGGGCGTGGCCACGGAGGCAGACCTGCGCGACTATTTCCGCATGCCCGTGGCCGAGACCCGCGCGCGGCTGGCGGAGCTGGTCGAGGCGGGCGAACTGACCCCGGTCACGGTGGAGGGCTGGCGGCAACCAGCCTATCTGCACCCAAACGCCAAGATCCCCCGCCGGATCGCCGCCACCGCCCTGCTCTCGCCCTTCGACAACCTGATCTGGGCCCGCGAGCGCACCGAGCGCCTGTTCGGGGTCCGGGTGCGGCTGGAGATCTACACCCCCGCGCACAAGCGCGAGCACGGCTACTACGTCCTGCCCCTGCTGCAGGGCCAAAGGATCACCGCCCGCGTCGACCTGAAGGCCGACCGCGCGGGCGGGCGCCTGCTGGTCCAGGCCGCCCATCTGGAGGCGGGCGAGAAGGCCGGCGCCGTGGTCCCCGCCCTGGCCGGCGAACTGGCCGCCATGGCCGCCTGGCTGGGCCTGGACGAGGTTTCGGTGAACGGGCGAGGCGACCTCGCCGCCCCGCTCGCCGACTACACCGTCCCCTCCGCCACCGCGTTCAGCCGCGCATAG